TATCTTCAGTAAAATGTTGGTGTGCGATCGTCATAGGCGTTACATTGATAAAGATCGTCTCTTGGCCATGCATTTGGTGCAGGGCTTTCTTCACAACAAGAAGTTCAAGTGGATATAGCATATTCGTCTGTCTTGCCATCGTGAAGAGTTGTAGCGGATTTTCATAAACTGTATCCTTTGGACCTCTTGTCAACACTTCCCATGCCGTTACATCTAACTGCTCAATGTCTATAATCGGCTGTGAATAAAGTTGTATATTTTCGTGTTCTATTATCTCCTTAATCTCATGGACCATCAGGTTATACTTCCCGCCTAAACCTTTTTTGGCCATTACTAGCGCTTTCTGGTAGGCAGTGAGAAAAGACTGGAATGGATGATTTGATTGAGCCTCCATCACCATATACCCCGTTAAAAAGCTATCGGTATCCTCTTCGTTATAAGCAAAGAAATGGGTATTGATATTTTTCTTGATTTCCTCTATGTACGACTCAATTTGGCTAATTGCATTATGCTCTTGATCAAATGATAAACAAAGAACGATGTCATCGCCCCAATATTGTTGTAGAAATAAAATTTGTTCATCATCAACAATTTCACAAACGGACTGCTTAAATTGCTTTCGTACGTCTTTTTCAAATTGCTCAACGTACATGCTTCCGAACTGCTCAATTTGATGTTTGTATGTTTGAACGTCAAAAACGACAACAGCCGTTGTGCGTTTTCGTTGATATGCACTTTTTAAAATTGGAGTAACTGGATTTCTCAACCAAAAATGCGGCGGAAAAAACCTGAGGCTTTGATTTGTCGAAAATAGGTGCTTACAAAACAGAAGCCAGTCACTTAGCTGATTATTCACTCATTCATCACCTCATATGATGCACCTTTGTCATACAATTGTACCATAAGTATTAGAAAATTCTAACTTTCGATGAAATATTTTTCTATTCGACAAATCCTTGTTATCATAATAGAAGCATTATGTCATACGAATATTTATTTTAGCTGATATAAGATACAATATATTCGGTTTTTTGATTTGATAAGGAGGAGAAGAATGGATCGTGAATTAGCTTTAGAAATTGTTAGGGTGACAGAATCTGCTGCACTTGCCTCTGCTCAGTGGATGGGACGTGGATTAAAAAACGAAGCTGACCATGCCGCTACAACCGCAATGAGAGCAATGTTTGATTCCGTTAATATGAAAGGTACAGTCGTCATCGGTGAAGGCGAACTTGATGAAGCACCTATGCTTTACATCGGTGAAGAGCTAGGAACAGGTAATGGACCAGATGTAGATATCGCTGTCGATCCATTAGAAGGCACAAATATCGTCGCAAAAGGACATCCAAATGCGATGGCGGTCATTGCAATTGCAGATCGCGGCAGTTTATTACATGCACCTGACATGTATATGGAAAAGCTCGTGGTCGGTAAAGCTGCCGCTGGTAAGGTAAGCTTGTTGGATCCCATAGAAAAAATAATGGATATTGTCGCAGAGGCGAATAATAAGCGTATGCAAGATTTGACTGTTATTATTCAAGAGCGCCCTAGACATGAAGAACTTGTTCAACGTGTACGTGAGAAAGGTGCACGTGTTAAATTGTTTGGAGATGGCGATGTTGGGGCCGCAATCGCTGCAGCAACTCCACATACAGGTATCGACTTATTTGTTGGAACAGGCGGCGCGCCAGAAGGCGTCATTTCGGCTGCTGCAATCAAATGCCTCGATGGTGACATGCAAGCGAGACTCGTACCAGACAATGAAGCCGAACGTAATCGTTGTGTAAGTATGGGACTCGAAGATCCGATGCAACTTTTACACTTAGACGATCTCGTTCGAGGTGATGATGCGATCTTTGCAGCAACAGGTGTTAGTTCTGGTGAGCTGCTAGAAGGTGTACGGTTCCTTTCTGGTGATCAAGTCGAGACCGATTCACTCGTAATGAGAGCGAAGACGAAAACGATTCGATCCATTAAAGCACAACATCATTTAGATCATAAACCAAATTTAGTAATGGAATAGGAGTGTCAATTATGTCTGAGCGTTTTTATTTATATGATGATTCTGAAGAAACGAAAACTCGCTTTGTCAGCTTTATGGGAGAAAACCAACGATTTGACTTAGCCATTACGAAAACGGATCGTCACTACGGTAAGCCTCTAGTGTTGGACATTCAAGGCGGACGTTTCGCGATCATTGGACGAGATGATATAGACGAACCTGGGTACATTGAACACGTCTTCAGTTTGAACGAAGAAGATGCACAAGAATTGCGTGAATTCTTAGCTGAAGAAGTACTGTCTTAAGGATGGATTGAGGGGTTCACATCGTTTTTCTAGATAATTTGCTGTTTTTCTAGATAAATTTATTTTTTTCTAGATAAAACCTCATTTTTCTAGATAATTTCCGATTTTTCTAGATAATTCCTTGTTTTTCTAGATAAATGCCTAATTGAAGAGAAAACCTCTAAACTTTTGAGATGATCTTAAGGTTTTGCAGTGATTCATCACGATTTTGATGACTTCTACATGTTTATCTCAAGTTTTTGGAAAGGTTTTGCTACTTTAAGCACCACTCGATCGGGGTATGCTAAAAATGGATAGGAACATCACCTATTCAAATGCCGACAAGGAGTGGTGTCCTTTGGCAAGAGGTTCTAAAGCAGGGTATCAGAAGGAAGTCGACGTACAGTACACGGACTTTTCAAATGTCGAAACGATGCATAGGTATGTTTTACCAGAGGATTTACCTGAAGGACCCTACGGTTCTCCAGTAAATCAGGCTCTCGGTAAATCAACACCTTTTGATGAGGACCAGCGCTATTATAGTGCATTCAACTATGAGAATAAGAACCTCCATCAAGACATCCCTAGACAATTTCCTGGTGCTCATCCAACTCATGATGATCCAGATCGAGACACAGAAACCCCATACGGGTGACCGGTTAAGGCTAATCCGGGCCCACTACGAAAAAAGGGACTGACTTCAATGTCAGCTCCCTTTTTCTGATTTATGTTTTTCTTTTTGTTTTCTTGGCTTGTTTTCCGAGTTTTTGTTCTGAGACTTGCTTTTCACTTTTTTTACAATGAAATAGGCACATCCGAAATTACAGAACTCGAGAAGATACTCAGGCACTGTGCTATACTTCGTTTCATAGTTCGCTTTATCATGTTGATCTTCAAAAAAGCCACGAAGACGCAGCTGATTGTATCCCCAGTCACCGACAATGTAATCGTATTTATGTAAAATTTCACTGTAACGAGATGTAAATTCTTCCTCATTCCAACCATCCCGATAATCTTCAATGACTTCATAATGGTTCCCATTTACGCAAACCAATCTCATCACTCCATTTCACATTTTCTATTTTATCATGTTTTCCGTGCAAATGGCTACGTTCTCTCTGTATAACGATAAATGTTCCAGCAAAATCTATATACAGGAGGTGAATGTAAATGAAAAAATTCATAATTGCTGGATTAACTTGTTCCCTGCTTATACTACCCGCTTGCGGAATGGATAAAGGAGATTATGACGGTGCGAATGGTAATGGGTTAAACCGTACGATGGATGCGCGTGATCGTGCTGGTACTCCTGGAAAAACACCTGAAGATGCAATCAATGACTTTGGCTATACACGCATACAAAGTCCTTCTGATGAGAGAGGTCCAATGTCCAAAATACCACAGCTGGATCGGAAGCAACTATCTAATATCATCTCAAGGATGGTTATGCAGTTCAGAGATGTTAAAGATTCAGCAACACTCGTCACAAGTGATAAAGTACTTATTGTGTATGAAGCAAAGACTGATGACCGGAACAAAACTGCAGATATGGTCAAAAAGACAGCATTATCAGTCGTACCCCGTTGGTTCAAAGTCTATGTCTCAGATGATACCACCCTTTTCGAAGATATAGAACGATACAAAAATTTAGATGAAACCACCGCGCATGTAAAAAATAGTGTCGACGGTCTTGTAAAAGAGATGAAAAAATCGCCACAAGGAGAAAGAATGAGCGGATATGAAGGCGAAGAAGGAAAAATGGACACAGATATGGGGATACGAAATCAATCAGGAAAAATGAAATGAGAAAAGCGCAAGCACGTGAAATAGTTGTTGACTAAAATTTAATTCTTTTATGGAACAAGAAAAGGCTGACCCAGCATACGATGAACATCATCGGTATGTGGTCAGCCCTTTTCACTTAAATTATTGTGCGCCTTGTTGACGTTGTTTTGAAGCTGCATTAACCTGCTCATCAGCATGGTAAGAAGAACGTACCATAGGACCTGACTCACAGTGGCTGAAGCCTTTAGTCATTGCAATTTCTTTTAACTCAGCAAACTCATCTGGGTGGTAGTACTTTTGTACTTTCAAGTGTTTCTTAGACGGTTGTAGATACTGTCCAATTGTCATGATATCTACATCATTTGCACGAAGATCATCCATCGTTTGAATGATTTCTTCTTTCGTTTCGCCAAGTCCAACCATGAGACTTGACTTAGTTGGAATATCTGGCTGCATTTCTTTAGCTCTGCGAAGGAATTCTAAAGAACGCTCATATTTTGCACGGGCACGAACGCGTGGAGTCAGACGTTCAACGGTCTCGATATTATGATTAAGAATATCTGGACGAGCATCCATTAACGTCTTCAAGTTATCATAGTTCCCCATCATGTCTGAAGGCAGAACTTCAACTGTACAGAAAGGATTCGCACGACGAACCGCTCGGACTGTTTCTGCATAAACGCCAGATCCACCGTCTTTCAAGTCGTCACGTGCTACAGCTGTAATAACCGCATGCTTAAGTCCCATTAATTTCACAGACTCCGCTACACGTTCAGGTTCTTGAAGATCTAATTCATTTGGCAATCCTGTTTTAACTGCGCAAAAACGACAAGCACGTGTACAAACATCACCAAGAATCATAAATGTTGCTGTCTTACGCTCCGCCCAGCACTCGTGTATATTCGGACAACGCGCTTCCTCACAAACCGTATGTAGGTTATTCTCACGCATCATCTTCTTAAGGCCTGTATAATTTTCGTTCGTATTTAATTTGATTTTAAGCCACTCGGGCTTACGAATATGTTCTTCTTTTTTCGCCATCTAACTCACTCCATCGTAGGATTAGATTTAAGATTCCGGCTTTGAGCTTGCTTACTCTGATCCGATCATCCAATACTTTATTACTGTATCATATTGTTCGACGAAGTTCCATAACCGACGCCGCTCAACTACTTTTCCAACATTTGAGAATCATCATTTGCGTTATTCAATACAAACTAACATTATGGAAAAGATACAGGAAAGGAATGAGTTCCCTGTATGAAAAAAATTGTACTGTTCATTATCTTCATATTCAGCTTAAGTGTATATTCGAATGATACGCATGCAAAAACAGAATATCAAAAGGAAGATGTACAACGATATGGCTTGTATCACAAGATGGAAGCTTTAACATCTGTCCCTTGGTACTACCTTGCCGCAATCGATCAATATGAACGATCTCTTCGTAATGCGCAAAATGACCTTCCAGAAGAAAAAGGTTTAATCGGGATTTATTATTCGCCCGAACAGTGGGCTGGTCCATTAAATCCAAATGTAGACGATCAAAATGCCACAACGATTTCCCTTTTTGGTGGCATCGGGTTAGATGGTAACAATGATGGTAAGGCAGATCGGGACAATGATGAGGACCTTTTGTTTACATTCTCAAACTATTTACAGTCGTACGGTTTTGATGATGAAAACATACGTATAGGGTTATGGGATTATTATCAACGGGATAAAACAGTTGATATTATTACCGGTATTGCAAAAGTATATAAAGAATTTCAAACCATTAGTTTACATGATAAAGCCTTTCCCGTTCCTATTCGCTCCAATTATAGCTACCGGAACACTTGGGGAGATCGAAGAGGTTTTGGTGGTTTACGTATTCATGAAGGAACTGATATTTTTGCCAATTACGGGGTTCCCGTTCGTGCTACAACATACGGCATCGTTGAAATGAAAGGTTGGAATCGCTTTGGTGGTTGGCGAATCGGCATTCGAGATTTGAACAATGTGTACCATTATTACGCTCATTTAAACGGTTTTGAAAAAGGGATAGACAAAGGGTCTGTCGTTAAACCGGGGCAAACAGTCGGTTATGTAGGAAGTTCAGGGTATGGACCTCCCGGAACACAAGGAAAGTTCCCACCTCATCTTCATTACGGAATGTACCGAGATAATGGATACAACGAATGGTCATTTGATCCCTACCCTTATTTAAAAGCATGGGAAAGACAAGACCGGAGGAAATAGCGAGCCAATAGAATTCAGGAATATCAAGTAACTTTTTTATGAATAAAAATAAGGATGAGTCGGCTTGTGACCAACTCATCCTTTAAATTATTCTTTATTTTGTTTAGCTACCTTAATGGCATTTCCAATACTTAAAGCTAGACCGCCCCAAATGATGACGGCGCCTACAACAAACATCGCAATTGCAGATCCTGTCATATTAGCTTACCTCCTTATTTTCGCCATCAATGTCTTTGCTCCAGCGACGTGATGCGAATAAGAATCCAGCAACAAGTGTTAGACCAAGTGCTACCCAACCGTATGTGATTAGGAAGGATACTTCGTATCCCTCGTATGGCTCAACAATATCCGTATACACATTCTTGATCATCATGAAACCAAGAAGTAGTGGTGTAATAACCGTTAGACAAATGACCCACCAGCTACCAAGACGTATGTCAGAAAATTCATTCGCATACCCTTGTAGCGACTTGACCTTTCTAAACACCCATGCAATTAAGATGACTTCGACGAGTCCTGATAATCCTACACCCATAGATAATACGAAGTGATCGACTACGTCCAAGATATATAGTCCACCTTTTGTAGCATAAAGGACGGAAATCAATGCTGAAAGTCCTCCACCGATTGCTACTGCTTTCGTACGAGAAATATTGAACTTGTCTTGGAAACCTGCAATGTACGTTTCACTAATTGAAACTAACGAAGATAGACCCGCCAGAACAAGTGATGTAAAGAATAAGAATCCGAATAACTCTCTAAAGGCTGGCATTTCATTAATAATAGCCGGGAATACCGCAAATGCAAGACCTATACCTGCTGTTGCGACTTCACTAATATCAACACCAGATGCTTTTGCCATAAATCCAAGAGCACTAAATACCCCAATACCTGCTAACAACTCAAAGCTCGAGTTACTGAATCCAGTGATGAATGCGTTGTTCGTAATATCCGATTTCTTTGGAAGATAACTTGAATACGTAATCATAATTGCAAATGCAATGGATAAACTGAAGAAAATTTGCCCGTATGCATCAATCCAGACTTTCGAATCACCAATTCGGCTCCAATCTGGTTTGAATAGTGCCTCTAATCCGATGTTAGCTCCGTCTAAAGTTAGTGCGCGGATGACGATGATCATAAATAGTACGAGTAGTGCCGGGATGAAAATTTTATTGGCAACTTCAATCCCTTTCTTAACACCTTTAAATAAAATACCTAGGGTAATAACCCATACGATTAATAATGGAATGAATACATTTGGAACGATTCCACCTAGTGTTCCAATTTCAGTATCAGCAGCTCCTAAATAGTCACCCATCAAGAATCCGCCTGTATCGTCTCCCCAAGAGAGTTTAAATGAGAAGAAGGCATATGCTAAGGCCCAACCGATAATGACTGCGTAATACGTTGAAATAACGAAAGATATAAGGACTTGCCACCAACCTAGCCATTCCGCTTTTTTGTTGATGCGTGCAAATGTCAATGGTGATGAACCACGATACTTATGACCCATTGTAAATTCTAAAATTAATATAGGAATACCTGCTGTGAGCAATGCGATTAAATATGGTAGGAAAAACGCACCACCGCCATCAGCATAAGCAATATACGGGAAACGCCATATGTTTCCGAGGCCTATTGCAGAACCAACCGCTGCAAGGATAAAGCCTGCTCTTGTCCCCCATTGTGCTCTGTTGTTATCCATGAAAGCTCCCCCATTCTCTGTACAATTTGAAACGAAAGTCTCCTTTTGTAAAAACCTTTCGTTTTTTCTGACTATTTCGTCTATAAGTATAGCGATTTGCCAAAAGCATGTCAAAGAATTTTCAAAAAAATTAGTGATATCTATCTATATTTGTTGTCGTAAAGATTAGTATGAAAATACTACATTTTTTGACATTTACATTATACGAACATAACATTTTGTCTTTGAATAGCGAATTATTAGAATGCTCGGTGATTCCCAAGAATATATTTCCAGTTTTGCACATCAAAAAACCTAAGTGATGAATTGAATCACCACTTAGGCTTTTACAGTGAATTAATTTACTTTTACAGATTTCCAATTTCGTAATACCAATACAACGACAACCATTAGTGCAATAGAAGTCAATAGTGATAGGAGTATACTTTGCGTAAATCCAAGAATGAGGAATCCAACCGAACTGATCACGGCTGCCAATACCGCATAAGGCAATTGTGTCATGACGTGGTCAATATGATTACTCCCCGCTCCTGTTGACGACAGGATTGTTGTATCTGAAATCGGTGAGCAGTGGTCTCCAAATACAGATCCAGCAAGGACAGCTGCAAGGACTGGTAAGAGATAGTTAATATCTGTGGCTGCTGCAATTTCCCCTGCAATCGGTAGCATAACACCAAATGTACCCCATGACGTACCTGTTGCAAATGCCATCACACCAGCAATTAAGAATAAGATAACAGGTAAGAATGCAAGGTTAATGTTGCCATCAACAATACCCGCAAGATATTTACCGGTGCCAATCTCATCAATAATAGCTACGATTACCCAAGCAAAGATCAAAATATAAATTGCTGGAAGCATGGATTGAATCCCTTTCCATACACCAAGTCCGAAATGCTTTCCTGGCAGTCTTTTACCTAAGAATAAGACAATCGTTACCGCTAATCCAAACAAT
This Pseudalkalibacillus berkeleyi DNA region includes the following protein-coding sequences:
- a CDS encoding EAL domain-containing protein, producing the protein MNNQLSDWLLFCKHLFSTNQSLRFFPPHFWLRNPVTPILKSAYQRKRTTAVVVFDVQTYKHQIEQFGSMYVEQFEKDVRKQFKQSVCEIVDDEQILFLQQYWGDDIVLCLSFDQEHNAISQIESYIEEIKKNINTHFFAYNEEDTDSFLTGYMVMEAQSNHPFQSFLTAYQKALVMAKKGLGGKYNLMVHEIKEIIEHENIQLYSQPIIDIEQLDVTAWEVLTRGPKDTVYENPLQLFTMARQTNMLYPLELLVVKKALHQMHGQETIFINVTPMTIAHQHFTEDIRSILLQHPHIDPSKIVFEITERESIDRYPHISKTVEGLRQQNIRIALDDTGAGYASLNSISFLRPDIIKVDRSLIENINGNKLKESMLQGLLHIAKEANALVVAEGIETAEEASVMKRNGVHMVQGFFYARPRLIPTPSL
- a CDS encoding M23 family metallopeptidase; its protein translation is MKKIVLFIIFIFSLSVYSNDTHAKTEYQKEDVQRYGLYHKMEALTSVPWYYLAAIDQYERSLRNAQNDLPEEKGLIGIYYSPEQWAGPLNPNVDDQNATTISLFGGIGLDGNNDGKADRDNDEDLLFTFSNYLQSYGFDDENIRIGLWDYYQRDKTVDIITGIAKVYKEFQTISLHDKAFPVPIRSNYSYRNTWGDRRGFGGLRIHEGTDIFANYGVPVRATTYGIVEMKGWNRFGGWRIGIRDLNNVYHYYAHLNGFEKGIDKGSVVKPGQTVGYVGSSGYGPPGTQGKFPPHLHYGMYRDNGYNEWSFDPYPYLKAWERQDRRK
- a CDS encoding DUF3055 domain-containing protein, which gives rise to MSERFYLYDDSEETKTRFVSFMGENQRFDLAITKTDRHYGKPLVLDIQGGRFAIIGRDDIDEPGYIEHVFSLNEEDAQELREFLAEEVLS
- the lipA gene encoding lipoyl synthase; protein product: MAKKEEHIRKPEWLKIKLNTNENYTGLKKMMRENNLHTVCEEARCPNIHECWAERKTATFMILGDVCTRACRFCAVKTGLPNELDLQEPERVAESVKLMGLKHAVITAVARDDLKDGGSGVYAETVRAVRRANPFCTVEVLPSDMMGNYDNLKTLMDARPDILNHNIETVERLTPRVRARAKYERSLEFLRRAKEMQPDIPTKSSLMVGLGETKEEIIQTMDDLRANDVDIMTIGQYLQPSKKHLKVQKYYHPDEFAELKEIAMTKGFSHCESGPMVRSSYHADEQVNAASKQRQQGAQ
- a CDS encoding sodium-dependent transporter; the encoded protein is MDNNRAQWGTRAGFILAAVGSAIGLGNIWRFPYIAYADGGGAFFLPYLIALLTAGIPILILEFTMGHKYRGSSPLTFARINKKAEWLGWWQVLISFVISTYYAVIIGWALAYAFFSFKLSWGDDTGGFLMGDYLGAADTEIGTLGGIVPNVFIPLLIVWVITLGILFKGVKKGIEVANKIFIPALLVLFMIIVIRALTLDGANIGLEALFKPDWSRIGDSKVWIDAYGQIFFSLSIAFAIMITYSSYLPKKSDITNNAFITGFSNSSFELLAGIGVFSALGFMAKASGVDISEVATAGIGLAFAVFPAIINEMPAFRELFGFLFFTSLVLAGLSSLVSISETYIAGFQDKFNISRTKAVAIGGGLSALISVLYATKGGLYILDVVDHFVLSMGVGLSGLVEVILIAWVFRKVKSLQGYANEFSDIRLGSWWVICLTVITPLLLGFMMIKNVYTDIVEPYEGYEVSFLITYGWVALGLTLVAGFLFASRRWSKDIDGENKEVS
- a CDS encoding YhcN/YlaJ family sporulation lipoprotein; translated protein: MKKFIIAGLTCSLLILPACGMDKGDYDGANGNGLNRTMDARDRAGTPGKTPEDAINDFGYTRIQSPSDERGPMSKIPQLDRKQLSNIISRMVMQFRDVKDSATLVTSDKVLIVYEAKTDDRNKTADMVKKTALSVVPRWFKVYVSDDTTLFEDIERYKNLDETTAHVKNSVDGLVKEMKKSPQGERMSGYEGEEGKMDTDMGIRNQSGKMK
- a CDS encoding MetS family NSS transporter small subunit; the encoded protein is MTGSAIAMFVVGAVIIWGGLALSIGNAIKVAKQNKE
- the glpX gene encoding class II fructose-bisphosphatase; protein product: MDRELALEIVRVTESAALASAQWMGRGLKNEADHAATTAMRAMFDSVNMKGTVVIGEGELDEAPMLYIGEELGTGNGPDVDIAVDPLEGTNIVAKGHPNAMAVIAIADRGSLLHAPDMYMEKLVVGKAAAGKVSLLDPIEKIMDIVAEANNKRMQDLTVIIQERPRHEELVQRVREKGARVKLFGDGDVGAAIAAATPHTGIDLFVGTGGAPEGVISAAAIKCLDGDMQARLVPDNEAERNRCVSMGLEDPMQLLHLDDLVRGDDAIFAATGVSSGELLEGVRFLSGDQVETDSLVMRAKTKTIRSIKAQHHLDHKPNLVME
- a CDS encoding YutD family protein — translated: MRLVCVNGNHYEVIEDYRDGWNEEEFTSRYSEILHKYDYIVGDWGYNQLRLRGFFEDQHDKANYETKYSTVPEYLLEFCNFGCAYFIVKKVKSKSQNKNSENKPRKQKEKHKSEKGS